A window of the Lysinibacillus irui genome harbors these coding sequences:
- a CDS encoding Zn-dependent hydrolase, whose translation MVYKERYQQLLDNMNQYNSGEKGITRVAYTNEEQACLHAFIRLCKDENLQIHIDHCGNLIARREGSVPGLQPVVIGSHLDTVYQGGKYDGVVGVTAGLEIIKRLNERSIVTKHPIEIIAFACEESSRFGVSTVGSKAMAGLIEKEKYRHLVDRDGISMEQAFAHCGLDFSSIDQATRVEEGFHAFFELHIEQGPLLINYEKKIGIVTGVAAPVRLLMKLNGKASHSGTTPMNMRKDALLGASELALELEKAAIAEQEFGTVATVGVLDVVAGSMNVVPGEVELTVDIRSSSVESRERVLQHLYTTITNVQERRQLSIEYNVISSEEPVLLSPTLMKELETICVEKELSYHYMQSGAGHDSMNMTRLGPVGLIFIPSLDGLSHHPDEHTDLEDILLGIDVLEEAVLRSASVI comes from the coding sequence ATGGTCTATAAAGAACGATATCAACAATTACTAGATAATATGAATCAATATAATTCAGGAGAGAAAGGGATTACGAGAGTTGCTTATACGAATGAAGAACAGGCTTGTTTACACGCTTTTATTCGTTTATGTAAAGATGAAAATCTTCAAATTCATATTGACCATTGTGGAAATCTTATTGCTCGAAGAGAAGGTAGTGTACCAGGACTACAGCCTGTTGTTATAGGGTCCCATTTAGACACTGTTTATCAAGGTGGTAAATATGATGGTGTTGTTGGCGTAACGGCTGGACTTGAGATTATCAAGCGATTAAATGAGCGTTCTATTGTGACAAAGCATCCGATTGAAATTATCGCCTTTGCTTGTGAGGAATCCTCCCGATTCGGTGTTTCAACAGTTGGAAGTAAAGCGATGGCGGGTCTGATAGAGAAAGAAAAGTACCGTCATTTAGTAGATCGAGATGGTATTTCCATGGAACAGGCATTTGCACATTGTGGACTTGATTTTAGTAGTATTGATCAAGCAACAAGAGTAGAAGAAGGATTCCATGCATTTTTTGAATTACATATTGAACAAGGACCATTGCTAATTAACTATGAAAAGAAAATTGGTATTGTAACAGGGGTTGCCGCACCAGTTCGTTTATTGATGAAATTAAATGGGAAAGCGTCCCATTCAGGCACGACACCGATGAATATGAGAAAAGATGCCCTTTTAGGTGCATCAGAATTGGCATTAGAATTGGAAAAAGCAGCGATAGCAGAGCAAGAGTTTGGAACAGTGGCAACGGTAGGAGTATTAGACGTTGTAGCAGGTTCCATGAACGTTGTCCCAGGGGAAGTAGAGCTGACAGTAGATATTCGATCATCTTCTGTAGAATCAAGAGAGCGAGTGCTTCAACATTTGTATACAACTATTACAAACGTGCAAGAAAGGAGACAGCTTTCCATTGAATACAATGTCATTAGTTCAGAGGAGCCTGTCCTACTTTCTCCAACTCTAATGAAAGAGCTCGAAACTATTTGTGTCGAAAAGGAACTCTCCTATCATTATATGCAAAGTGGAGCAGGACACGATTCCATGAATATGACCAGACTCGGACCAGTTGGCCTTATTTTTATTCCATCTCTAGATGGATTAAGTCACCATCCAGATGAGCATACAGATTTGGAGGATATATTATTAGGGATAGATGTCCTAGAAGAAGCTGTTTTAAGATCGGCTTCTGTCATCTAA
- a CDS encoding MFS transporter, translated as MNIKRTIVPIIAIILASFNLRPVITSVSPLLGTIRESLDMSAATASLLTSLAVLCMGLFAPFAIKLANRWSIERTIAYSLILIGLATAARFFAYSSWVMLLTAFLSGIGIAIVSPLLSGYIKEQFSNPSRIVGIYSLALVVGAALGSGLSLPLNNMFHSWQVATASWAILALIAICFWWKPIEHKEIATPNQNTLDRDIYRKHMLTNQKAWLLTGFFGIMAFMFYTIMAWLPPIAENMGYNKRDAGMMLTLLTVAQMPATFLVPILNNRFQHRAVWLLGCSALELIGLLMLLFSYNPWLSSILIGLGAGGLFSLGLTLPIDEAKDIQEASFLAAMTQSVGFVFAALGPFFVGLIRDFTGNFTTAIIGMIIMVIAMMLIQIKIGNQKKPINHSVHIKKTTF; from the coding sequence ATGAATATAAAACGTACGATTGTGCCGATTATCGCTATAATTTTAGCTTCTTTTAATTTAAGACCGGTCATCACCTCTGTCTCCCCTTTGTTAGGAACGATCCGCGAATCATTAGACATGAGTGCGGCTACCGCTAGTTTGCTAACATCCTTGGCAGTGCTGTGTATGGGTTTATTTGCCCCTTTTGCTATTAAACTTGCCAATCGTTGGAGCATAGAGCGGACCATTGCCTACTCCCTAATTCTTATTGGACTAGCAACAGCTGCCAGATTTTTTGCTTATTCTAGCTGGGTGATGCTTCTAACTGCCTTTTTATCCGGCATCGGTATTGCAATCGTTAGCCCTTTATTATCTGGCTATATTAAAGAGCAATTTTCAAATCCTTCTCGTATAGTTGGTATCTACTCGTTAGCATTAGTGGTAGGAGCTGCATTAGGCTCTGGGCTTTCGCTTCCATTAAATAATATGTTTCATTCCTGGCAAGTTGCTACTGCCTCTTGGGCTATTCTCGCTCTCATCGCTATATGTTTTTGGTGGAAGCCAATCGAGCATAAGGAGATTGCTACTCCCAACCAAAATACTTTGGATCGAGACATTTATAGGAAGCACATGTTAACCAATCAAAAGGCTTGGCTTTTAACAGGCTTCTTTGGCATAATGGCCTTCATGTTTTATACCATAATGGCTTGGTTACCACCAATTGCCGAAAATATGGGCTACAATAAACGAGATGCTGGTATGATGCTGACACTATTAACAGTCGCGCAAATGCCGGCAACGTTTTTAGTACCTATTTTAAATAACCGCTTTCAGCATAGAGCTGTATGGCTCCTCGGCTGTTCAGCTTTAGAATTAATTGGTCTATTGATGCTATTGTTTAGTTATAATCCTTGGCTAAGCAGTATTTTAATTGGTCTTGGTGCAGGTGGGCTATTTTCATTAGGTCTAACATTACCAATTGATGAAGCCAAAGATATTCAGGAGGCTAGCTTCTTAGCCGCTATGACACAATCGGTTGGCTTTGTATTTGCTGCACTTGGACCTTTCTTTGTCGGTCTCATACGTGATTTCACAGGCAATTTTACAACTGCCATTATTGGTATGATTATTATGGTCATTGCGATGATGCTCATTCAAATCAAAATTGGCAATCAGAAGAAACCGATTAACCATTCTGTTCACATAAAAAAGACGACTTTCTAG
- a CDS encoding LysR family transcriptional regulator: MEIRHLHYFMAVCEELHFTKAAEKLGISQPTLSQQIRILENELGMPLFDRIGKKIVVTEAGSLLFSYATEMLNTLQNVKDAIKDLQELQGGQISVGIMPSDLDYRITQLVIDFHEKFPKVKLKILASIDIMRQVLENEVDIGIGTNVEADDRLVMIPLCREEYVLVVSKEHALAKQTAITIAELKELPMVMYPEGFLGREVVEDAVKTHGFQLHTILETSSVTSIMNLVRENIGVTVQPYPLIQQMNDPNLCSIRILNGAPSRSLSIIYRIDRYVSQATTAFIEQLKEYFTG, encoded by the coding sequence GTGGAAATACGTCATCTTCATTATTTTATGGCGGTCTGTGAGGAGCTACATTTTACAAAAGCTGCTGAGAAACTTGGTATATCACAGCCAACATTAAGCCAGCAAATACGCATATTAGAAAATGAACTGGGTATGCCTTTGTTTGATCGGATAGGTAAAAAAATTGTTGTGACAGAGGCTGGTTCTCTTTTGTTTAGCTATGCTACAGAAATGCTTAATACATTACAAAATGTCAAAGATGCAATTAAAGATTTACAGGAGCTGCAAGGTGGGCAAATAAGTGTTGGAATTATGCCTTCAGATTTAGACTATCGGATTACACAGCTTGTTATTGATTTTCATGAAAAATTTCCAAAGGTAAAACTGAAGATACTAGCATCCATTGATATTATGCGGCAAGTTCTTGAAAATGAAGTGGACATTGGAATTGGAACGAATGTAGAGGCGGATGATCGTTTGGTCATGATTCCTTTATGTCGGGAGGAATATGTGTTAGTCGTTTCAAAAGAGCACGCATTGGCGAAGCAAACTGCAATCACAATTGCCGAATTAAAGGAGCTTCCGATGGTTATGTATCCAGAAGGTTTTCTTGGGAGAGAAGTGGTAGAAGATGCTGTAAAAACACATGGTTTTCAGCTGCATACTATTCTTGAAACAAGTTCTGTTACTTCCATTATGAATCTTGTTCGAGAAAATATTGGCGTGACAGTGCAACCTTATCCCTTGATACAACAAATGAATGATCCTAATCTATGTAGTATACGTATCTTGAATGGTGCCCCAAGTCGTAGCCTATCAATTATTTATCGAATAGATCGCTATGTCAGTCAAGCAACGACAGCTTTTATTGAACAACTCAAAGAATATTTTACGGGCTAA
- a CDS encoding MFS transporter — translation MMVVGQIISILGSALLRFALSLFVLDLTGRADLFAVLFAISSLPILFTPFGGAIADRFNRRNLMVVYDFISSFIVLIFYCMLLTDNYSVLGIGLVLVLLSFISAMYAPAVMASIPLLVEEQKLEQANGIINGVQALAGVTAPVLGGILYGVLGLKILVIMSGLLFFLTAILEMFITIPFEQRDYHGQLVRTLISDMKGGFSYVIRQRFILKCILLAALLNLFFTPLFIVGVPIILRVTMETGHTLYGIGMGSIDLATILGALAMGYFATKLRIHSLYIWMFVTALFVIPMAIAVLPPSLQMGLYPSYILFIGCAVVIAMIMTVISIYVMTLVQKGTPNEKMGKVMAIMMAVSQCMAPLGQIGYGFLFEDFRSHIYIPILMICVVVLLLAFLTNRLWRLEAKR, via the coding sequence ATGATGGTTGTTGGTCAGATTATTTCTATTTTAGGCTCAGCCCTCCTAAGATTTGCCCTATCACTTTTTGTCTTGGATTTAACGGGAAGGGCAGATCTTTTCGCTGTGCTCTTTGCTATTTCAAGCCTTCCTATTTTATTTACACCATTTGGTGGTGCTATAGCAGACCGTTTTAACCGACGCAATTTAATGGTTGTATATGATTTTATTAGTAGTTTTATTGTTCTAATTTTCTATTGTATGTTACTGACAGATAATTATTCTGTGTTAGGGATCGGCCTTGTCCTTGTGTTACTTTCCTTTATTAGTGCGATGTACGCACCTGCTGTCATGGCTAGTATTCCATTATTGGTTGAAGAACAGAAGCTTGAGCAAGCCAATGGAATCATTAACGGGGTTCAAGCATTAGCTGGTGTGACTGCACCAGTACTAGGGGGCATCTTATATGGGGTGCTTGGTCTGAAAATTCTTGTCATCATGAGTGGATTATTATTTTTCTTAACAGCTATTTTAGAAATGTTTATAACGATACCATTTGAGCAGCGTGATTATCATGGACAATTAGTACGTACATTGATCAGTGATATGAAAGGAGGGTTTAGCTATGTCATAAGGCAAAGATTTATTTTAAAATGCATATTACTAGCCGCTTTATTGAATTTATTTTTTACACCTCTATTCATTGTGGGTGTGCCAATAATCCTTCGTGTCACAATGGAAACTGGTCATACATTGTATGGAATTGGAATGGGCAGCATAGATTTGGCAACCATTTTAGGCGCATTAGCAATGGGCTATTTTGCCACAAAGCTTCGCATACACAGCCTATACATTTGGATGTTTGTGACAGCTTTATTCGTAATCCCTATGGCTATTGCTGTCTTGCCTCCGTCGCTACAAATGGGTCTTTATCCTTCATACATTCTATTTATAGGGTGTGCTGTTGTGATCGCGATGATCATGACGGTGATTTCCATCTACGTCATGACACTTGTCCAAAAGGGAACGCCAAATGAAAAAATGGGGAAGGTTATGGCCATTATGATGGCAGTATCACAATGTATGGCTCCTCTTGGGCAAATAGGATATGGCTTCCTATTTGAGGACTTTCGTAGCCATATTTATATACCAATCCTCATGATATGTGTGGTTGTCCTATTGTTAGCGTTCCTGACCAATAGATTATGGCGATTAGAGGCTAAACGATGA
- a CDS encoding S8 family peptidase, with protein sequence MEQKLHLIPYQVNEVVEVVEMVPKGIELIAAPKIWEHSKGKGITVAILDTGCDVTHPDLGGRIIGGRNFTRDDDGQPDVYTDYNGHGTHVAGTIAAISNGTGVVGVAPEASLLILKVLDKSGSGQYDWIINGINYAVEQRVDIISMSLGGSVDVPELHQAIQNAITNQILVVCAAGNEGDGQSSSNELAYPACYNEVISVGSINLQRSSSEFSNSNNEIDIVAPGEEILSTYLNGTYAKLSGTSMATPHISGALALIKESANRNFERNLTEAELYAQLIKRTIPLGNSPKLEGNGLLYLTTEEYLSDVFNQKLSAQALKI encoded by the coding sequence ATGGAGCAAAAGTTACATTTAATTCCATATCAAGTGAATGAAGTGGTCGAAGTGGTCGAAATGGTGCCAAAAGGTATTGAACTTATTGCAGCACCAAAAATTTGGGAGCATTCTAAAGGGAAGGGAATTACTGTTGCGATATTGGACACAGGCTGCGACGTCACCCATCCTGATTTGGGTGGGCGTATTATCGGCGGACGGAATTTCACTCGTGATGATGATGGACAACCTGATGTATACACCGATTATAATGGCCATGGAACCCATGTGGCTGGCACAATTGCTGCAATCAGTAACGGCACAGGAGTAGTTGGTGTTGCACCTGAAGCTAGTTTATTGATTTTAAAAGTGCTTGATAAAAGTGGATCAGGGCAATACGACTGGATCATAAATGGTATTAACTATGCAGTTGAACAAAGGGTGGATATCATCTCCATGAGCCTCGGAGGTTCTGTCGATGTACCTGAGTTACACCAAGCTATTCAAAATGCAATCACTAATCAAATTCTAGTAGTTTGTGCTGCTGGTAATGAGGGAGATGGACAGAGTTCTTCAAATGAATTGGCCTATCCTGCCTGCTACAATGAAGTCATCAGCGTCGGATCCATTAACCTGCAACGCAGTTCTTCTGAATTTTCAAATTCGAATAATGAAATCGACATAGTAGCCCCTGGTGAAGAAATCCTTTCAACGTATTTAAACGGAACTTATGCAAAACTAAGCGGAACTTCGATGGCAACACCGCATATATCCGGTGCACTTGCACTCATAAAAGAGAGTGCCAACAGAAACTTTGAGCGAAATCTGACCGAGGCTGAGCTGTATGCACAATTAATAAAGAGAACGATTCCTTTAGGAAACTCGCCAAAACTCGAAGGCAACGGATTGCTGTACTTAACAACAGAGGAATACTTATCGGATGTGTTCAACCAAAAATTATCTGCACAGGCGTTGAAAATATAA
- a CDS encoding endonuclease I family protein: MEKLDLLYSEWETAKSDFLNYKENRPYYDEKKDKEVRNQYYQSISFTDANLLDSLHTLLEKTHTDQLNYSPHRYVYPWVDLQENGSLKSLYSGNRMDPLSVIDEDVRLHEMQAKGLISIFSDDLLNCEHVVPQSWFDKKEPMRGDLHHLFACETTCNSSRSNYPYYDFHDYVPEGLILGIKDGCGKAEGSKFEPEYGKGIVARATLYFLIRYPNTIKKELENVSLLLKWHQSFPVSIYEKHRNLAIHELQGNRNPFIDFPEIAENFVTN, from the coding sequence ATGGAAAAACTAGATTTGTTATACAGTGAATGGGAAACGGCCAAGTCAGACTTTTTAAACTATAAGGAAAATCGACCCTATTATGATGAAAAGAAAGATAAGGAAGTCAGAAATCAATACTATCAGAGCATTTCATTCACGGATGCTAATCTTTTAGACAGCCTTCATACATTGCTTGAAAAAACACATACAGATCAGTTAAACTACAGCCCGCACCGTTATGTGTACCCTTGGGTTGATTTGCAGGAAAACGGTTCATTAAAAAGCCTTTATTCTGGAAATAGAATGGATCCACTTTCTGTCATAGATGAGGACGTTCGGCTCCATGAAATGCAGGCAAAAGGGTTAATCAGCATCTTTTCGGATGATTTATTAAACTGTGAACATGTAGTGCCTCAATCATGGTTCGATAAAAAAGAACCGATGAGAGGAGACTTGCATCATCTATTCGCCTGCGAAACGACCTGCAATAGCAGTCGCAGCAACTACCCTTACTACGATTTCCACGATTACGTCCCTGAAGGATTAATTTTAGGAATCAAAGATGGCTGCGGCAAAGCTGAAGGAAGTAAATTCGAACCAGAATACGGGAAAGGAATCGTTGCTAGAGCAACACTCTATTTCCTAATTCGGTATCCAAACACTATAAAAAAAGAACTAGAGAATGTCTCTTTATTGTTAAAATGGCATCAATCTTTCCCAGTATCTATCTATGAAAAGCATCGCAACTTAGCTATCCATGAACTTCAAGGCAATCGGAACCCATTTATTGATTTTCCAGAGATTGCAGAAAATTTCGTAACAAATTAA
- a CDS encoding histidine kinase: MKKKIIIFNLLFCIVVIFVNYIYFNSKSRNAIVYNYVENYIEINYGIGRENLKSEEINYLRGMGLFEIEVKDIETKNYYFFEVDIRDDYSLYYIKDLTELHRKNHPKNQAD; this comes from the coding sequence ATGAAAAAAAAAATAATTATCTTTAATCTATTATTTTGTATAGTAGTTATTTTTGTTAATTATATTTATTTTAATTCTAAATCTCGAAACGCTATCGTATACAACTATGTGGAAAACTATATTGAAATTAACTATGGCATTGGTAGAGAAAATTTAAAATCTGAAGAAATCAATTACCTAAGAGGAATGGGGTTGTTTGAAATAGAAGTTAAAGATATAGAAACTAAAAATTATTACTTTTTTGAAGTGGATATTAGAGATGACTATTCATTATATTATATAAAAGATCTTACTGAGCTTCATCGTAAAAATCATCCTAAAAATCAAGCTGATTAA
- a CDS encoding multicopper oxidase family protein, producing MQINPSDPATIPKFVDELPKPVVAKPKYCRGQQKNDYYELVMMEGEHRFHKHFPKSLIWGYNGLYPGPTIEATKDKTIYVKYKNQLPLQHFLPVDFTLHAANDSQEVRTVTHLHGANVDWESDGHPEAWYTRDYRHTGPKFTKEIHEYTNHQPGTTMWYHDHAMALTRLNVYAGLAGFYLLRDALEERSNLPCGDYEYPILIQDKSFNEDGSLFYPDEPPFPVPVHPSITPGFVGNTIVVNGKLWPYLEVEPRKYRFRFLNGSNRRGYVIGLSNEQPMVQIGTDGGFLNAPKTIQYVELLPAERTDIIIDFSSCEGQEITLMNADTDFSDEHTNVIMLFRVTLPLKCEDTSEIPERLAVSMDLHPHHAHIERQLPLTATTDEYGRPMLLLNDRMYHDPATEKPSLDSVEIWNFINATPFIHPIHLHLIQFKILERRPFDLERYQNEGIVEFTGPPEEPRDYEQGWKDTVKADAGKVTKIIMHWKDHIGHYMWHCHFLEHEDHDMMRPILVMKDVHAVQQPHAAVEHATQHQEKTATANTTSTTNATNTTTSTTHHNESPAPLLNTTEARLHEEKSEDPIIEEESITVHVGNNAQQRLPLLMPSFSTQSNSNRLQRRRTRRF from the coding sequence ATGCAAATAAACCCCTCTGATCCAGCAACTATTCCAAAATTTGTAGATGAACTTCCAAAACCTGTCGTAGCTAAACCTAAATATTGTCGAGGGCAACAAAAAAATGATTATTATGAATTGGTCATGATGGAAGGCGAGCACCGTTTCCATAAGCATTTTCCAAAATCTTTAATTTGGGGTTACAATGGGCTTTATCCGGGGCCGACCATTGAAGCTACAAAAGATAAAACCATCTATGTGAAATATAAAAACCAGCTACCCTTACAACACTTTCTGCCAGTAGACTTTACGCTCCACGCTGCCAACGATTCACAAGAGGTAAGAACCGTCACTCACCTACATGGAGCCAATGTGGATTGGGAAAGTGATGGTCATCCAGAGGCGTGGTACACAAGAGACTACCGCCATACTGGACCAAAATTTACTAAAGAAATACATGAATATACTAATCACCAGCCAGGTACTACTATGTGGTACCATGACCATGCAATGGCTTTAACACGTCTAAATGTATATGCAGGCTTAGCAGGCTTTTATTTATTAAGAGATGCACTTGAGGAACGTTCTAATTTACCTTGCGGAGACTATGAATATCCGATTTTAATTCAAGATAAATCATTTAATGAGGATGGCTCCTTGTTTTATCCAGATGAACCACCATTCCCTGTTCCTGTCCATCCCTCCATCACCCCTGGCTTTGTTGGCAATACAATCGTTGTCAACGGAAAACTATGGCCCTATTTAGAAGTGGAGCCCCGTAAATATAGATTTCGCTTTCTCAATGGCTCCAATCGTAGGGGCTATGTCATCGGACTTTCAAATGAACAGCCAATGGTTCAAATTGGTACAGACGGCGGATTTTTAAACGCACCCAAGACCATTCAATATGTTGAGCTTCTACCCGCTGAGCGTACAGATATCATTATCGATTTTTCAAGCTGCGAGGGACAGGAAATCACCTTAATGAATGCTGATACTGATTTCAGTGATGAACACACAAATGTCATTATGCTATTTAGAGTTACACTTCCTTTAAAATGTGAGGATACAAGTGAAATTCCAGAAAGACTTGCTGTTTCCATGGATCTTCATCCACACCATGCACATATTGAAAGACAATTGCCACTGACAGCTACAACCGATGAATATGGCCGACCAATGTTATTATTAAATGATCGTATGTACCATGATCCAGCAACAGAAAAACCATCTTTGGATAGTGTGGAAATATGGAACTTTATTAATGCTACACCTTTCATACATCCTATTCACTTACACCTTATCCAATTTAAAATTTTGGAACGAAGACCTTTTGACCTTGAACGCTATCAAAATGAAGGCATCGTAGAATTCACAGGGCCTCCTGAAGAACCACGAGACTATGAGCAAGGTTGGAAGGATACCGTGAAAGCAGATGCTGGTAAGGTCACTAAAATTATTATGCACTGGAAAGATCATATCGGTCATTATATGTGGCATTGTCACTTCCTTGAGCATGAGGACCACGATATGATGCGTCCTATTCTTGTCATGAAGGATGTCCACGCAGTCCAACAACCACATGCAGCAGTTGAACACGCTACCCAACATCAAGAAAAGACTGCTACAGCAAATACAACTAGTACGACAAATGCTACTAACACCACGACAAGTACTACCCATCATAACGAGTCTCCCGCACCATTATTAAATACTACAGAAGCTCGCTTACATGAGGAAAAGAGTGAAGATCCTATAATTGAAGAGGAATCTATTACTGTTCATGTAGGAAATAATGCACAGCAGCGACTTCCATTGCTCATGCCATCATTTTCAACTCAGTCTAATAGCAATAGGCTACAGCGTCGTAGAACAAGAAGATTTTAA